A genomic window from Oceanobacillus timonensis includes:
- a CDS encoding YesK family protein translates to MAEGIIETVLYILGIGVVIFLLSMLFKEKRIILPLITCLLSVLAFILSIFVGGWGGLGLGYMSFNAFTASVINLFILTIMNKSKNKENPGS, encoded by the coding sequence TGGCTGAAGGAATAATAGAGACTGTGTTGTATATCCTCGGTATTGGTGTTGTTATATTCCTTTTGAGTATGCTTTTTAAAGAAAAAAGAATCATCTTGCCTCTTATTACTTGTCTACTCAGTGTCTTGGCGTTTATTCTAAGTATTTTCGTTGGTGGTTGGGGAGGATTAGGACTTGGATATATGAGTTTTAATGCTTTTACAGCTTCCGTTATAAATCTTTTTATCCTGACTATTATGAACAAATCCAAAAATAAAGAAAATCCTGGAAGTTAG
- a CDS encoding sugar O-acetyltransferase, which yields MREEEKIFKGTLFSPGEPELKEIKLRTHNLCSEYNRTFEDETEKRQALISNIFHEIGESSRLQGPIYIHYGKHTKIGNLFFANFNLTIQDDAEVVIGNHCDFGPNVTIVTPVHPMLPDERRAIMDKDGVPKHMCYAKPVKIGNDCWLGANVVVCPGVTIEDNCVIGAGSVVVKDIPSNTFAAGNPCRVIREITELDSMKHKPEILDDNRIIE from the coding sequence ATGAGAGAAGAAGAAAAAATCTTTAAAGGTACCCTTTTTTCACCTGGAGAACCGGAGTTAAAAGAAATAAAGCTCAGAACTCATAACCTATGTTCCGAATATAACCGCACGTTCGAAGATGAAACGGAAAAGAGACAAGCACTCATTTCAAATATTTTCCATGAAATTGGAGAGAGTAGCCGTCTGCAAGGTCCTATTTATATTCACTATGGAAAACATACAAAGATTGGTAATCTTTTTTTTGCAAATTTTAATTTAACCATTCAAGATGATGCAGAGGTGGTTATTGGCAATCATTGCGATTTTGGCCCAAATGTGACGATCGTTACACCTGTACATCCAATGCTTCCAGATGAACGCCGTGCCATTATGGATAAAGATGGTGTGCCTAAGCATATGTGTTATGCGAAACCTGTTAAAATTGGTAATGATTGCTGGCTTGGAGCAAATGTGGTTGTATGTCCAGGAGTAACAATCGAGGATAATTGCGTAATTGGGGCAGGGAGTGTTGTTGTGAAGGACATTCCAAGCAATACTTTTGCAGCTGGCAACCCATGCAGAGTGATTAGAGAAATTACGGAACTGGACAGCATGAAACATAAGCCGGAAATTTTGGACGATAATAGAATTATAGAATAA